The genome window AACACATCCGGCTATAGGTGCAGTTCAGGAGGCTCACTGGCAAAAAAAGAATGTCTGTGCCCTCCAGCCAAGGTATTGTTTTAACCCAGTGGACAGACAACTGGAAATCCCAGTGTTGATAGGAAATAAAGTTCTGATGCCTCTCTGGAGTCCAGTCATTGAGCAGACCACTCCTGACACAAGCAAGGCTTGATTACACTACTGTGGAGCATACACGTGCAATAATCAGTGAACTCATTTCCCTGGTGTACAGAAGAGCCGTCTGAGCAGCTGGTAATCTCTGGGTGCTATTACAGTGTGTGTGATGAGCGCTGTTTTCCAGGCATTCGGATTGGGCTGATCCTCTGAATATCCAACAGTGCTCTTCTTTCTGTGTAGACCTTCAGCAAAAGCAGGTACTTGGAAACCACAGGCTCACCTTCTCTATCTATTCAATAATTATTCATGAAGAGACCTCCAAGGGAGCACTTGGCTGTTACTGATAAATGTACCAATTACTAAAGAATCCGTCTCCAAGCCATCTGGTGATGTCTGCAGCATCACTGTAGAACTGTCTTGTGTCACTTTTTACTTCCCTCTGGGTGGAGCCTTTCAGACTCCCCAAGGCAGGTTAATCTTTCTCTCCGGGTAGTGACTTTGCCCTGTGGTTGGGCAAGCACTCTCTAGACTGAGAGAAGCAGCTACGTACATCTGCTCTGTAATCGTCATTTGGTGATCAGCCAATCAGCATTTGCTCCTTGTATCTAAATCTCATGCCCCTTTCCCAGATGCTGTAGGGTTCTCTCCCACTGTTGCCAGTGGACCCATCCAAACAGTGGGCTCATTCATATCTTTGGTTTTTGTGCAATCATTGTCGTATTGTAGTCCTAAGACTCATTATAgtgtatttttgatatttttgaaatgtgttaaattttttaattcaataataTGAGCCAGAGCATGTTGCAGCAAATCTATTGtttgtaaaaaataataacaataaataaaataaaatggaatatctTTTCCATGCCTTTGATTTATAAACAGTTTATGGAGAACTATAATTGTATGCAGAATTAGGTTCTTTACTAAAAATATGTTTAGGatcatttctaatttttctttaagggaaaaagaagaacaaaatgcaAAACCCATTTGATGGCCCTATAAACTGTGAATTAAGACAATGAATAAAGTGTTTCATACaggtatacaatgaaatataatcatGTCTGTCCCCCATTTTCTCCCTCTAACTTCCTCCAACACCCCCCCcaacttcattttgttttataacttCCTACTAAGTCCAGTTAGTACTGCCTATAAGATCACGAGTGTGGGGCCATGCTCTGGAACAGGGAAAACCTACCAGTGGCTGTGTGCTCCAACAAGAATGTTCTCTCTCCCCATATGAAAATAGTGTAGTTTTTCTGTTAGCTGTgtgtcactgtaacaaaatagcTGACATAGGTAATTTATGAAGAGAAAGATGTTTGTTTAGTTCACAGTTTTGAGGTTACTTAGAGGTCTAGCAGATTGGTTTTCAGAGAGATGCATGGAATAGTGGGGAGAGAATGGGACACCTCTTAGCCAGACAAACCTAGTCAACCCTAGTAATCAGCGAGGGGCGTATTAAGCCAGATTGACCTTATTTTCTAGCTCAGTTCTGAAGGTTCAGGGGTACACCATCAGGTCAGTTCTGGACTGCTCACATCACAGTAAGTGACCAGGAACTGCCCAGGAATCCCATGAGAACCATTTGCCACATCATGCTCCCAGTGACCTAAGAACCTCCCAATAGAACCCACCTCCCCAAAACAACAGCCATCCTGGAGACCAAGGCTTCAGTCAGAGTGGACCCTGGAGACCACACACAATCCTTTGCGCCTCTTTGCTGAAATAGCAACAAAGACATTCACTGAAGATTCTTCTTTGGTTTATGTTTAAAGAAATGCCTcctaggcatagtggcacatgtctgtaactccagcacttgggagctggaggcaggaggctcagagttcaaagccagctatgGCTACATTATGAGTTTGGGGTCAGTCTACGCTCTGAGACACTTCCCTAAAGCTCACTACAGACAGCATAGTTCTTAAGAGAGTTATTAGCTGAGGAAACTGGTTTATGAGCTGCTGTAGCACCTTAAGTAAGGCACAGCTGGCAGTGATATGGGAGCCAGGCAGCTAACTGGCCTGGTCGGCACGCCTTCTGGAAGGTGGGGCACCAGGACTTTAGACTTGGCGAGTGTTGGCCTATGAGATGATCGCTATCCAGTTAAGACTGGTACTACCTCTGGCCTCTCTGGATGTCTTCTAGCCTGTGGATTTCCGGCAAGATCAGCTACCTCTAGGTCCAAGTAAAGGCCATGTTAAAGTCATCTTGAAGACTTCCTCTTTGTCTGGcatcaacattttaaaagcttGGTTTATTAGCAGCACTCTAAGCTCTTTGGGTGTGTCAGGCAAGCACTGAACCTCCACCTCTTGATACCACGGTCCCATGAGACACATTACATAGGCTAGGATGGCAAAAGAGATGCGTCTGAGTTTGTTCTCCACTTCCTGTGGTATTTCCTGGTGTCCCAAAGGCCACAAGAACTTGTCTTTTACTTGTAACACCCTCTAATGTGAGTCAGAGTGtccaaatatatgtgtgtgtgtgtgtgtgtgtgtgtgtgtatgtatatatatgtgtgtgtgtatgtatgtatgtatgtatatgtgtgtgtgtatatatatatatatatatattatccatgtgtacgtatgtgtgggtatgtgcacgtgTGAGCGCAGGTGCCTGTTGGGTCCCgaagagggtatcaggtcccTGGAGCTTAAATTGTAGGAGGTTGTGAAACGTGATTGAGTGCTGGGAaaagcagcagatgctcttaactgctaagccgtctctctagcctgtgtccaagtctttttttttgtttgtttgttttgttttttgtttttcaagacagggtttctctgtgtagttttgcgcctttcctggaactcactttgtagaccaggctgaccttgaactcacagagatctgcctggctctgcctcctgagtgctgggattaaaggcgtgccacaccaccgcccagcctgtccAAGTCTTACCTCTGCTGCTTAAAGGTTTTGTGACTAGGAAAGTTAACCTGTGTCAGGCATTTTTTGTCATTGAACAGAAATAACAGCATCTGTCATCAGTGCTGAATGTAACCAGAACGATAGGTAGGGCTTTTACCACTCACTGTACAACAATGTCACAGTGAGTCACTGTAAGGAACATCAGCCCTTGCTCTTCTTGGACCTTGTCCCCTCATCTGTAGCACTCAACTAACCGGTCCTAGCATGCCTGACAAATGACGAATCCTATCAAGTTTGCTAGAGGGTTTCCAGCCCTGAACTCCGGACCTATGGCAGTGTAATTAATCACTGATGGGCTCCAATCAGAAGAGGAGCTGCTCAGGAGCCAGCGAGCACAGGGCTGGGGCCATAGGTCAAAGTCTCCTTTATCCAGTGAAAGACCCAAGGTGGGCAGAACACCCGGGAAACAATGAGAATAGTGTGTTGGGATGCTAGTCTCTTGTTGAGGGGTACATACTTGAATTTGGCTATTGTTCAAGTTTCTTTGCCACTCATCAAGTCTTAGTGTGGGACACTAGTTAATACTCAGGCCAAGGGTGACATGGGGAAGTAGACATTCCAGCCAAACAGTAGGGATTTCCTGGTAGTTGTCTTCCCCAGAGCTTTGCTTCATTTCTTAAAAgattccttcatttttattttacatttgaatgtttgcctgcctgtatgtatgtgtgtaatctgtgtgcctggtacctccGGACAGCAGAATGGGGTGTTGggtccctgcaactggagttacagatggctgtgagctgccatgtgggtcctgggaactgaacctgggtcctctgtaagagcagtaaagcgctcttaactgcctggccatctctccagcccctgtcttctCATTTCTGCATGAGGTTTACTTGTGAACCTTTATTTTGGACAGGCCCTACAGGAATTACCTATGtacgtgtgtgggtgtgcacatgcatggtgtgCCCAGGGGTGCATAGGACAACCCGAGGGAGTCCATTCTCTatttccaccttgtgggtcccaggggtcaaactccagtcatcaggcttggcagtagatgccttcacccacagagccatctctccagccattgaagacttgtgtttaaaaataaagtttgacgggcggtggtggcgcacgcctttaatcccagcactcgggaggcagaggcaggcggatctttgtgagttcgaggccagcctgggctaccaaatgagttccaggaaaaaggcgcaaagctacacagagaaaccctgtctcgaaaaaaaaaaaaataaaaaaaaaataaagttaattccAAATgaactccctccctccagctaccaccacacacacacacacacacacacacacacacacacacacacacacctacttggAACAGCCAGTGGAAAACGTTTTTCCCTGGTCTGTGAGACTGGAATCCTAAAGAGGATCAAGCTAAAAGTATCTCCCTTCCTGTGTAAGAAGCCCAACCCCTCTTCCAATCTCTGGAGAACTGCCATGTTAGCCCTTCACAACAGAGTAGCTCCctctgggaaggaaagagaaatagttaCTCATTGGAACCCAATCCCACAACTGCCAAGTACAACAGTACGCTGTTGcccctttaaaacaaacaaacaaaaaaaaggattttaattttacacatctgagtgcttgcttgcttgcatgtgcaccaccatgctcatgAAGTGCCCCTGGAGTCCAGAAGACGAACTGGAGTTCTGGACTGTTGTgagacatgtgggtgctgggaagggaaccTGGATCCTCCGtaagagcagccggtgctttcaacagctgaaccatctctccggtCCTGAAACTTGCCTTTTCTCATGTTTTCCACTATAGCTGTTGACAGCTGAGGGAGGATTTCTCTGGTGGCTCCGCATATACTACCCGCTGATGTGCTCTCGGCTCTCAGAATGCCTTTGGCTAGTCTCCTACTTAACACTATCCACCTCACAACATGGCAAGAGCCCTACCACAAGGGCATACCCAGGATTGCCAGATGGCTCTTTTCAGCAAATAGGACctccctgctcccccaagctTTCATGGGGTCCGCCAACAGACTGACAAGTTAACTCTGCTGCGGTGCCTGGGGGAAGCTTAGGAAATCATGGTTGTCTACCCACGCGCTTGTAGGGGAGGAACAAAGGACAGTCCAGATCTCCTTAGAGCGTCCCAGACCACACGTATTCTGGAACATCACTGTAATTTCTGTGCTGTTCCTGGCTGTCTTTGCAGCGCTTCTGTTCTCGGTAGGCCCGCAGGGCCAGCACCACGCTGGCCGTGTACATAATCACCAGAAGACAAGCGAAGGTGGCCGCTGCCCCATCAGTGCCCGCCAGCTGGCAGTTCATCCAGGTGAGACCCCTGCGGGCGTAGAGCCTCTCTCTGGTTTTGCAGGTGTCGGTGGAATTGATGCGCAATGCAGTGTGCAGGTAAATGCCAATGCCAACGCAGTAGCCTGCTGCGGCCAAGAGGCTGAAGGCGGCCTCCAGCAGCAGCCACCTCCCAGGCAGCTTCCTCAGACTCTTGGCTCCCCGCAGTAAAACGCCCATCGTGAGGACGCCCATCCCTAGGGAAACAGCCACGCCACCATAGATCAGGGGCGACCGCAGGATCGTGTACCGCTGGTCCAGCTGCCGAACCTGCTCCAGCTCCGTGCCCTCAAAAGGTGAGTAGTAGTTATTCCCGAAGCCGCTGCCGCTGGCAAAGCTGGCGCTGAATCCAGCCAGGACGAAGTAGGAGGCCACGATGCATATGAGAACCATGCCATTCAAAATCACCTCCACTATCTGCACCACacctgggggaagagagagagtctGGTTTAAGGCTGGATCATACACCATGTCAACTAGGGATCCCCTGGATCCAATTCAGCAACCTTACCAACATTCttggctttgtctttttttttttttttttttttaaggaatttaaaATCCTAGTGCTTGTGGTGGGACCCAAGACATGTGcgtgttaggcaagtgctctgcggGTAGGATCTACAACATCAACCCTGTTGTTCTAAAACATACTTCAAAAAATCATTGCCAGCAAGGTGggtggagcgatggctcagtggttagggaaCTTGTGACTCTTGCGcaggacctgggttgggttcccagcacccacacagtagctcacaacctctgtaacttcggttccaagggatccaatgacctcttctgacctcagcaggcaccaggtATACAAACATTGCACATGCAAACCCTCATATACTTATACAAAAAATCAAATGTCAATCTGGAAAACTTGGAgacttaagaaattaaaaaaaaatttttttgacatAAGGTCTTTccttatagctcaggctggccttgaactccctatctacctgtctcagcctcccaagtattaggattacaGGTACTGTAACTGTACTGGCTTAGGGGAGTTAAGAAagttaaatatttgtgtgtacCATGTGACTCTGCGATTGTACCCTTAGACATTTACCCTAAAGAAATAAAGTTACTTGGTAGTTTGAGGAGGAGAGCCTtgagtgggaggccagcctgggctacacaacgAGAGCCagcctcaaaattaaaaaaaaggaagaaaaacagaaaaacatgttCATGGGTTTTTATAGTAGTAGCTTTATTTGTAACAGCCAAATgctgggagaacttacccttgaGCAGTGAATGGTTCCGGCGCTCgggcgtgcgcgcacacacacacacacacacacacacaccacacacatacaccacacacacacaccacacacatacacacacatacaccgcacacacacaccacacacacacacacaccacatacatacaccacacacacacaccacacacatacacacacatacaccgcacacacacaccacacacacacacacaccacacacacaacacacacacatacacacacacaacacacacacacaccacacacgtccCCAGGGAATGCCCTATCCAGAATAAAGAGGAGTGGACAGACAACAATGTGGGTGAGTTTCAAGGtaattatgagtgtgtgtgtgtgtgtgtgtgtgtgtgtgtgtagttctggTCTCAAAAGGCTACATGATTCCGTCTGTGGAGCAGTCTCAGTGGGACAGCATTCTGGCGATGTGGTACCCAGACAGTGACTGGGACAGGGCTAAGCGGGATGAGAGGAGGAGCAGGATGGATGTGGCTGTTCCGGTGTCACACTAGAGGTGTCTGTCTGCTGGGACGGCTTCTGGGTTTCGTTGTGGTGATCACACTAATCTAGCGACTgtgaaatttcaaatgaaaagttTGAAGGAAAAGTTAATGTCATGAAGTATAGACTGAAAATTTCCCTTcatgtccccccctcccccagattaCAGTTTTGCCATGCAACCCAGATGGCCTCTACCCAGCCACCACGACTTTCCATAACTCCTAATACACTCCCCTGCTTCTgtccgtgtctctctctctggtgtgtgcatgtttgtggtgGGAGGTTGTGCATGTGCCCACgtgtggagtgtgtgtgaaggtcagaggacaattcctCAGGTGTGACCTTTACTCCaccctttctttgagacaggtctgcTGATGATCTGGAACTTCACCAAAAAGGCTTGAGTAACTatctgttgttggagggcttttTTCTAGCTTttaccaagccccacagtcccacaatccacatataaaataatcatttagacgcttataatacttataaactgtatggccgtggcaggctttttgttaactgtttttttttttatcttaaattaacccatttttataaatctataccttgtcacgtggctggtggcttaccggcatctttacatgtcgcttgtcctggcggtggctgcagtgtctctccccttttttttgtttccctaattttcctctctccttgtcccacctatacttcctgtctggtcattggccatcagtgttttttcttatatagagtaatatccacaacAACTAtctaccagtgagctccaggggttcaccatctctgcctcccatctcactggcACAGGATTTTAGGCTTTTGACACgcgttctgaggatctgaactgaGGTTGTTATGAGTGTGAGGCAAGCattttgctcactgagccatctcctgggcCCACTTTCCAGCCTTCCTCacgtaaataaaaatattcaaactgGTGCCgcaccttcctccccaccccccagacacAAATATAGCACGCACATCATCAAGCATCTTGCTGGTTCCATTTACTATATGCCAGTGTTAGCTCTAGATCCGTCTCCCAGTGGTCACATCATTCGTTACATGAGTCCCAGCTTGGTTATATGGATGGGCCAGTTTGTTCAACCAGGTTTCTACAGATAGATACTTGGGCTGATCATGTGTGGGGAGTTTCTTAGAAGTCTGGAAGATCTGCAGATTCCACAAGGCAGTGAGAGCCAACAGGTGGTCTCTTGTCTATTGGTTGGCTCTGTCATTGGCTCCCTGCAGAAGCTTCAGGCTATACTTCTGGAAGTTTGATTAGCATCCTCTTGGGGTGCAGAGATGAGAATTTTGAGAGACAAAGAGGAATACAAATGAGCCCCCGAATTTGAATACCAGATTCCAGTGtctgctctacacacacacacacacacacacacacacacacacacacacacacacaccgcccccaATGTTCTTGCCCTGCTCACTGAAGTCCTTCCAAGCCTCAGATGTTTTATCTGATGAATGAAGATCAGGCTTCCAGcctcaccccacctccctcccccaccgGCCTGTGGGAAGAAGGGTCCAGTGAAGGGAGAGTGCTCAGCCTCCTAGATGCAGCTTCTGTACCGGAAGATTCCACTGGGGATTGAGAGCATCTGGCCCTGGAACAAAGCAGGCTTTTTCTTAGCAGTGTTCACTAAACAATGCATTTTAGCAACTGTTTGCATAGAATTTATGTTGTTAGGAATAAGTAATCCAGAGATAAGAGTATACAGGAGGCTATGGATATGGTATACATGAATACCAT of Peromyscus leucopus breed LL Stock chromosome 5, UCI_PerLeu_2.1, whole genome shotgun sequence contains these proteins:
- the Marveld3 gene encoding MARVEL domain-containing protein 3 isoform X1, with the translated sequence MGDTVGTREPRTRPRERDPERRPHPDRDRHVERPRDRARDRPRERNGDVRGNGDRRAGRERRTDRDPRQDRHRDAGHRAAEQRAWEKPRQSRARPEPWVPSWDTAPIPGPAPWGAPERPPKQGLGRRGLDSELASERYVSVHSRPAQQEEEYYQSEAEGLLDCHKCRYLCSGRGVVQIVEVILNGMVLICIVASYFVLAGFSASFASGSGFGNNYYSPFEGTELEQVRQLDQRYTILRSPLIYGGVAVSLGMGVLTMGVLLRGAKSLRKLPGRWLLLEAAFSLLAAAGYCVGIGIYLHTALRINSTDTCKTRERLYARRGLTWMNCQLAGTDGAAATFACLLVIMYTASVVLALRAYREQKRCKDSQEQHRNYSDVPEYVWSGTL